In the Telopea speciosissima isolate NSW1024214 ecotype Mountain lineage chromosome 2, Tspe_v1, whole genome shotgun sequence genome, one interval contains:
- the LOC122651058 gene encoding uncharacterized protein LOC122651058 produces the protein MAQRQLKHLNDPANNACVSEVIQVGYKFTWDNRQYGKRKIKAKLDRFFTNADWLQLFPEAQVTSDILATSDHRAINLHTDRSSDRRSRPFRMHRKLISLQQVLKNWNKHEVGNIFQNLDQTKSVLTELYNIDPYMRNDHWFLNEKLQLAQLRKLAHQEEILWQQKSRSNWIVNGDRNSKYFHISTMKKRTRNKIRLINVNGTTVTDENQLGQAFIDFFRNLYSSSNPVQENSYFEHIRGRVTREDNDKLT, from the exons ATGGCTCAGAGACAGCTCAAGCACCTTAATGACCCTGCCAATAATGCATGCGTTTCTGAGGTGATCCAGGTGGGATACAAATTTACTTGGGACAATAGACAGtatggaaaaaggaaaattaaggCTAAACTGGATCGTTTTTTCACCAATGCTGACTGGCTGCAACTATTTCCAGAGGCCCAAGTCACTTCGGATATTCTTGCCACCTCTGATCACAGGGCCATCAATCTCCACACTGATAGATCCTCTGATCGGAGGTCTAGGCCCTTCCG AATGCATCGAAAGCTTATTTCTCTCCAACAAGTACTCAAAAATTGGAACAAACATGAGGTGGGtaacatttttcaaaatctTGATCAGACTAAATCTGTGCTGACCGAGCTATATAATATTGACCCCTATATGAGAAATGATCACTGGTTTCTAAATGAGAAGCTTCAATTAGCACAGTTAAGAAAACTTGCTCATCAGGAGGAGATTCTATGGCAACAAAAGTCCAGATCCAATTGGATTGTGAATGGAGATAGAAACTCAAAGTACTTCCATATTTCTACcatgaagaagagaacaagGAACAAAATCAGGCTTATAAATGTAAATGGCACTACTGTTACTGATGAAAATCAATTGGGTCAAGCTTTCATAGATTTCTTTAGGAATTTATATTCCTCTTCTAACCCTGTGCAAGAGAACTCTTACTTTGAGCATATCAGAGGGAGAGTCACAAGAGAGGACAATGACAAGCTCACCTAA